A single genomic interval of Rhizobium leguminosarum bv. trifolii WSM1325 harbors:
- a CDS encoding conserved hypothetical protein (KEGG: rec:RHECIAT_CH0002119 hypothetical protein), whose amino-acid sequence MANQGGSNEQHVKAGQQSPKNDSNARNASVGRDAQSSGTRGGSHEQHVKADQQSHKNSH is encoded by the coding sequence ATGGCAAACCAAGGTGGATCCAATGAACAGCACGTCAAGGCTGGGCAGCAGAGTCCCAAGAATGACTCCAATGCCCGCAACGCCTCAGTTGGCCGCGACGCGCAGTCCAGCGGAACCCGCGGCGGCAGCCATGAACAGCATGTAAAGGCTGATCAACAAAGCCACAAGAACAGCCACTAA
- a CDS encoding conserved hypothetical protein (KEGG: rec:RHECIAT_CH0002121 hypothetical protein), translated as MTDAPNTATPARRVLRGRPYSIGEFARKYRLDDKEAKRLYDKFGPSATELDLLMAAKRRPPGLPTNLDG; from the coding sequence ATGACCGACGCACCGAATACGGCGACCCCGGCGCGGAGAGTGTTGCGTGGCCGCCCTTACAGCATCGGCGAATTTGCCAGGAAATATCGGCTCGACGACAAGGAGGCAAAGCGCCTCTACGACAAGTTCGGCCCGTCGGCCACCGAACTCGACCTATTGATGGCAGCAAAGCGGCGCCCGCCGGGCCTGCCGACCAATCTCGACGGCTGA
- a CDS encoding glutathione-dependent formaldehyde-activating GFA (PFAM: glutathione-dependent formaldehyde-activating GFA~KEGG: ret:RHE_CH02073 hypothetical protein) — MGIRTGSCLCGAVAYRVEGQPLRTGLCHCADCRKSSGSAFVFFAVWPRQAFSHSGEIATFAGRSFCPVCGGRLFCLREDEAEIRLGSLDSPPTDFAPGYEVWIKRREPWLHPLPGAGQFAEDPN, encoded by the coding sequence ATGGGTATCCGAACCGGAAGTTGCCTTTGCGGGGCGGTGGCCTACAGGGTGGAAGGCCAGCCGCTTCGCACCGGCCTCTGCCACTGCGCCGATTGCCGCAAATCGAGCGGCTCCGCCTTCGTGTTCTTCGCGGTCTGGCCGCGCCAGGCTTTTTCCCACAGCGGCGAGATCGCCACCTTCGCCGGCCGCAGCTTCTGCCCCGTCTGCGGCGGCAGGCTTTTCTGCCTCAGGGAAGACGAGGCGGAAATCCGTCTGGGCTCGCTCGACAGTCCGCCAACCGACTTTGCGCCTGGTTATGAGGTCTGGATCAAGCGGCGTGAACCGTGGCTGCATCCTTTGCCCGGCGCGGGCCAATTTGCCGAGGATCCGAACTGA
- a CDS encoding efflux transporter, RND family, MFP subunit (TIGRFAM: efflux transporter, RND family, MFP subunit~PFAM: secretion protein HlyD family protein~KEGG: ret:RHE_CH02074 HlyD family protein secretion protein), with translation MNKIVSGSETGAKTGAASDLAAVLAASGRQGKRSRWRGRLLILLILIAAAAVSAYVYMGRGQSEVSYATQPAKRGDLTVLVTATGSVQPTEQVDISSELSGTVRDVNVDYNSTVKSGEVLALLDTNKLEADVKSSRAKLNSAKANVIKANADMQSAGTSLERLKSLVKSNVSTQQSLDDASYKYDSAVAAKQINEAEVLASEADLQLAEVNLAKAKIISPIDGVILTRSVNPGATVAASLSAPILFTIAGDLKKMELQVDVDEADVGQIAVGQKAKFTVDAYPDRSFPAEIEQIRFASEVVNNVVTYKAVLSVDNADLLLRPGMTATADVTVEAVKDTLMVPNAALRYAPAQAERRGRGIFGIFGPPRQRNNNAGPALKGAERRVWLLRNGRPAPVVIQVGSSDGQFTQVVSGDIKENDALVTDATTRAN, from the coding sequence ATGAACAAAATCGTAAGCGGCAGCGAAACCGGAGCAAAGACAGGCGCAGCGTCTGATCTCGCCGCGGTCCTTGCTGCATCGGGCCGGCAGGGCAAGCGCAGCCGCTGGCGCGGACGCCTGCTCATCCTGCTGATTCTCATCGCTGCTGCAGCCGTCTCCGCTTATGTCTATATGGGCCGTGGGCAAAGCGAAGTGAGCTATGCCACCCAGCCGGCAAAACGCGGCGACCTGACGGTGCTCGTCACCGCCACCGGTTCCGTGCAGCCGACCGAGCAGGTGGATATATCGAGCGAACTGTCAGGCACAGTTCGCGACGTCAACGTCGATTACAACAGCACGGTCAAATCGGGCGAAGTGCTCGCTCTCCTCGATACCAACAAGCTCGAGGCCGATGTGAAGAGCTCGCGCGCCAAGCTCAATTCGGCCAAGGCGAACGTCATCAAAGCCAATGCCGATATGCAATCGGCAGGCACCTCGCTCGAGCGGCTGAAGAGCCTGGTCAAGAGCAACGTCTCCACCCAGCAGAGCCTCGACGACGCCAGCTACAAATATGATTCCGCCGTCGCCGCCAAACAGATCAATGAGGCCGAGGTTCTGGCCTCGGAGGCCGACCTGCAGCTTGCCGAAGTCAATCTCGCCAAGGCGAAGATCATATCGCCGATCGACGGCGTCATCCTCACCCGCTCCGTCAATCCTGGCGCCACGGTCGCAGCCTCGCTCTCGGCGCCGATCCTTTTCACCATCGCCGGCGACCTGAAGAAGATGGAGCTGCAGGTTGATGTCGACGAGGCCGATGTCGGTCAGATCGCCGTCGGCCAAAAGGCGAAGTTCACCGTCGACGCCTATCCCGATCGCAGCTTTCCCGCCGAGATCGAGCAGATCCGCTTCGCCTCCGAAGTGGTCAACAATGTCGTGACCTATAAGGCGGTCCTATCGGTCGACAATGCCGATTTGCTGCTGCGCCCCGGCATGACGGCGACGGCCGATGTCACCGTCGAGGCCGTCAAGGACACGCTGATGGTGCCGAATGCGGCGCTGCGCTACGCTCCGGCGCAGGCGGAAAGGCGCGGCCGCGGTATTTTCGGCATCTTCGGCCCGCCGCGCCAGCGCAACAACAATGCCGGTCCGGCGCTGAAGGGCGCTGAGCGCCGTGTCTGGCTGCTGCGCAACGGTCGCCCGGCGCCTGTTGTCATCCAGGTCGGCTCATCTGACGGCCAGTTCACCCAGGTCGTCTCCGGCGACATCAAGGAAAACGACGCACTGGTGACCGACGCCACGACGCGTGCGAACTAG